One genomic region from Prochlorococcus marinus str. SB encodes:
- a CDS encoding pyridoxal phosphate-dependent aminotransferase, with the protein MSQVNLSDRALSIEPSLTLQISAKANQLSAEGVDICNLSAGEPDFDAPKEVIEATSKAIFDGFTKYGPAAGNLDLRKAIANKLQIQNDLNYEFENVMVTNGAKQALYNLFQVFLNTGDEVIIPSPYWLSYPQMVRLAGGKPIFTNSSAEDGFKINIEDLKSKISSKTKFIIINSPNNPTGRVMSKEELLKIADLARENPNINILSDEIYELILKKEFKHYSLSSLANDLKDRIFIINGFAKGWAMTGWRIGYLVGPKDVIKASSALQSQSTSNVCSFVQKGALEALKINNEFFSMINSHYDQRRRLLYEGLNNINGIYIEEPNGAFYAFPKLPNSSITSVDFCNKALQDYGLVVVPGKAFGADQCIRISCAASEVKIKDGLKRFEKAISEYY; encoded by the coding sequence ATGAGTCAAGTTAATTTATCTGATCGGGCACTTTCAATTGAGCCTTCTCTTACATTGCAGATAAGTGCAAAAGCAAATCAATTATCTGCAGAAGGAGTAGATATTTGCAATTTAAGTGCAGGAGAACCTGATTTTGATGCCCCAAAAGAAGTTATTGAGGCTACAAGTAAAGCTATATTTGATGGATTCACAAAGTACGGGCCCGCAGCGGGGAATTTAGATCTCCGAAAAGCAATTGCAAATAAACTTCAAATTCAAAACGATTTAAATTATGAATTTGAAAATGTAATGGTCACAAATGGTGCTAAGCAAGCATTATATAATCTTTTCCAAGTCTTTTTAAATACTGGCGACGAAGTTATTATTCCTTCTCCATATTGGTTAAGTTATCCCCAGATGGTTAGATTGGCGGGTGGGAAGCCAATTTTTACAAATTCTTCTGCAGAAGATGGATTCAAAATAAATATAGAAGATTTGAAATCTAAAATCTCTTCAAAAACTAAATTTATAATTATCAATTCTCCTAATAATCCTACTGGAAGAGTTATGTCAAAGGAAGAATTATTAAAAATTGCCGATCTAGCTAGAGAAAATCCAAATATCAATATTCTTTCTGATGAGATTTACGAACTAATCCTTAAAAAAGAATTTAAACACTACAGTTTATCTTCATTAGCAAATGACTTAAAAGATAGGATTTTTATAATAAATGGGTTTGCAAAAGGATGGGCTATGACTGGCTGGAGGATAGGTTATTTGGTAGGTCCCAAAGATGTAATAAAAGCATCCTCAGCATTACAAAGTCAAAGTACAAGTAATGTTTGCTCTTTTGTTCAAAAAGGTGCTTTAGAGGCTTTAAAAATTAATAATGAGTTTTTCTCAATGATAAATAGCCATTATGATCAAAGAAGAAGACTTCTCTATGAGGGCCTTAATAATATAAATGGGATTTATATTGAAGAACCTAACGGAGCATTTTATGCATTTCCAAAATTACCTAACTCCTCAATTACTTCTGTTGATTTCTGCAATAAAGCTCTTCAAGATTACGGATTAGTTGTTGTACCAGGAAAAGCTTTTGGAGCTGATCAATGTATTAGGATATCTTGTGCAGCTTCAGAAGTAAAAATTAAAGATGGACTAAAAAGATTTGAAAAAGCAATCTCTGAATACTATTAA
- a CDS encoding methanol dehydrogenase — protein MPSKINYLLGIFLSILVLISHKPVFAINNPNLLPEEKTPVIDLAKTLSPNQKKSLEEKLNNLEIESGWKIKYLSQFESSPGSAIKDYWDLDETSLLIVADPRGGNLLNFNVGEAYFNFLPRLFWVELQTRFGNQYYVKDHGEDGAVLDAIDSVKICLEKGGCQVVPGLPKEQYIWTLCTSILGGLVAGFASAPRKEGQVISIGFLALLSPLWGMLFGIFGLAPIISRTNDLLPLFKNGLAFTAAGIAGYILSQTLFSRYEKPKNT, from the coding sequence ATGCCTTCAAAGATTAACTATTTATTAGGAATATTTCTATCTATATTAGTTTTAATTTCACATAAACCCGTTTTCGCTATAAATAATCCAAATCTCTTACCAGAAGAAAAAACACCAGTAATTGATTTAGCTAAAACATTAAGTCCCAATCAGAAAAAATCTTTAGAGGAAAAGCTCAACAATCTAGAAATTGAAAGTGGGTGGAAAATTAAATATTTATCTCAGTTTGAGAGTTCACCTGGTAGTGCAATAAAAGACTATTGGGATTTAGATGAGACAAGTTTGTTGATAGTTGCGGATCCTAGAGGGGGAAATTTACTGAACTTTAACGTCGGAGAGGCTTATTTTAATTTTTTGCCAAGGTTATTTTGGGTTGAACTTCAAACAAGATTTGGCAACCAATATTATGTTAAAGATCACGGTGAGGATGGTGCAGTATTAGACGCAATTGATTCAGTAAAGATTTGCCTCGAAAAAGGAGGATGCCAAGTTGTCCCTGGCCTACCCAAAGAGCAATATATATGGACTTTATGTACATCGATTCTTGGAGGTTTAGTAGCAGGTTTTGCATCTGCTCCAAGAAAAGAAGGGCAAGTCATATCAATTGGATTTTTAGCTCTTCTTTCTCCTTTATGGGGAATGTTATTTGGAATTTTTGGTTTGGCACCGATAATATCTAGAACAAATGATTTATTACCTTTATTTAAAAATGGTTTAGCTTTTACAGCCGCAGGAATTGCAGGTTATATCTTGTCTCAAACATTATTTTCAAGATATGAAAAGCCCAAAAATACTTAA
- a CDS encoding PhnE/PtxC family ABC transporter permease yields MNKLRLNYTSLSFLPILVCIPLGYQLINNIHFGGFKLFQEFLISAFNPKIDNEIIITVIKRLNETILIGFFSWLVSIIYGAIFGIISSNIFYKIFNIPNFFYRIIRFFLTIIRSIHEVVWGILLMQIYGINFSIGIIAICIPYIAVNSKVFAEQLETIDYKSFESISQINAPKFSSLLTLIWNPIINTFKNFGLYRLECSIRSTVILGLFGIGGIGTNIFLSFQTLNFRELWTYLWSLAILIILSGLIFKKIKFKTTNKILSIFFISIFFITILFSFSYFIYFIFNNNFENFNSFISLFKSSSDLGLFDILKLILETIILSLLSTGIAISLPPLVIGIFNNNTSKIFIKIFAFLLRLIPTPVILLTLLTFNNPSVSLAALTLGLHNAGITSKLLFTNLDSQDKRNYIAMKSLGISKKTAWLLGLFSQQAKSYLAYCAYRSDIIIRETAIVGVIGSVGLGWQLQESLGSFAWKEVTIVLITYSSIAIVGELINGKIKNSLT; encoded by the coding sequence TTGAACAAATTAAGATTAAACTATACCTCATTATCTTTTCTTCCAATTTTGGTATGCATACCTCTAGGGTATCAATTAATAAACAATATTCATTTTGGAGGATTTAAATTATTCCAAGAATTCTTAATTTCTGCATTTAATCCCAAGATCGATAATGAAATTATTATTACCGTAATTAAGCGATTAAATGAAACTATTTTAATTGGTTTTTTTAGTTGGTTAGTAAGTATTATTTATGGAGCAATTTTTGGAATAATTTCCTCAAATATTTTTTATAAAATCTTTAATATTCCAAATTTTTTCTACCGCATAATAAGGTTTTTCCTAACAATAATTAGATCTATACACGAAGTGGTTTGGGGAATACTATTAATGCAAATATATGGAATAAATTTTTCGATAGGAATAATAGCTATATGTATACCCTATATTGCTGTAAATTCAAAAGTTTTTGCTGAACAATTAGAAACTATTGACTACAAAAGTTTTGAATCTATAAGTCAAATAAATGCACCTAAATTTTCTTCTCTACTAACTTTAATATGGAATCCAATAATAAATACATTTAAAAACTTTGGTTTATATCGATTAGAGTGTTCAATAAGAAGTACGGTGATTTTAGGACTTTTTGGGATTGGAGGAATAGGTACCAATATTTTTTTATCTTTCCAAACTTTAAATTTTAGAGAGTTATGGACTTATTTATGGTCCTTAGCAATTTTGATAATTCTTTCTGGATTAATATTCAAAAAAATAAAATTTAAAACTACAAATAAAATCCTATCTATTTTTTTTATTTCAATTTTTTTCATAACAATTTTATTTTCTTTTTCATATTTTATTTATTTTATTTTTAATAATAATTTTGAAAATTTTAATTCCTTTATTTCTCTATTTAAATCAAGTTCAGATTTAGGATTATTCGATATCTTAAAACTTATATTAGAAACAATAATTTTAAGTCTTTTATCAACAGGAATCGCAATTAGTTTACCTCCATTAGTAATAGGAATTTTTAACAACAATACTTCTAAAATTTTTATAAAAATTTTTGCATTTTTATTACGTTTAATACCTACACCTGTAATACTTCTAACTCTTTTAACTTTTAATAATCCTTCTGTATCTTTAGCAGCTTTAACATTAGGTCTCCACAACGCTGGTATTACTAGCAAATTACTTTTTACAAATCTTGATAGCCAAGACAAGAGAAATTATATTGCAATGAAATCTCTAGGAATCTCAAAAAAGACTGCTTGGCTTTTAGGTTTATTTTCTCAACAAGCAAAAAGTTACTTAGCATATTGCGCTTATAGATCTGACATTATTATTAGAGAAACTGCAATTGTTGGGGTTATTGGAAGTGTTGGTCTAGGTTGGCAATTGCAAGAATCACTAGGTTCCTTCGCATGGAAAGAAGTTACTATAGTTTTGATAACTTATAGCTCTATAGCAATAGTTGGCGAATTAATAAATGGTAAAATCAAAAATAGTTTAACTTGA
- a CDS encoding uracil-DNA glycosylase, with amino-acid sequence MKRLVIGRGSVFADLLIIGEAPGAQEDLEGKPYVGKSGKLLNELLKQAGIDHKKDVYFCNVIKCRPPNNRKPTAREINIHKPWLLQQIKLVDPKFILLTGSTAMRAILEVKDPISNLRGQWIKKDGREIMVIFHPSYLLRFPSKEINKPYHLTLKDLENVSGKLYAV; translated from the coding sequence GTGAAAAGGTTAGTAATTGGGAGAGGAAGTGTATTCGCAGACTTGTTAATAATTGGTGAGGCACCTGGAGCACAGGAAGATTTAGAAGGAAAACCTTATGTAGGTAAATCTGGTAAGCTACTAAACGAATTATTAAAACAAGCTGGTATTGACCATAAGAAGGATGTTTATTTTTGTAATGTAATTAAATGTCGTCCACCAAATAATAGAAAACCCACTGCTAGAGAAATTAATATTCATAAACCTTGGTTATTACAGCAAATAAAGCTAGTTGATCCAAAATTTATATTACTTACTGGTTCAACTGCTATGAGAGCTATTTTAGAAGTTAAAGATCCTATAAGTAATTTAAGAGGTCAATGGATTAAAAAAGATGGGAGAGAAATTATGGTAATTTTTCATCCATCTTATTTGTTGAGATTTCCTTCAAAAGAAATCAATAAACCCTACCATCTAACTTTGAAAGACCTAGAGAATGTAAGTGGTAAACTATATGCCGTATAA
- the nadA gene encoding quinolinate synthase NadA, with the protein MTSTAKQKSVQNEEDLISEIKERCEKANAIILAHYYQAPEIQEIADFIGDSLDLSRKAANNDADIIIFCGVHFMAETAKILSPNKKVLLPDIDAGCSLADDCPSDKFQKFREENPDHYVVSYINCTAEVKAQSDLICTSSNAVSLIKKIPEDKKIIFAPDQNLGRWVQKNSGRDLKLWPGSCIVHESFSEEALLKLKYQNPGSKVIAHPECSQNLLILSDFIGSTSKLLDFVSKDPSKTYIVLTEPGIIHQMKKKEPNKIFIEVPDVEGCKCNECPYMKLNTLEKILDCLKNNSPSIELDPEIIRRAYVPIKRMLDMSN; encoded by the coding sequence ATAACTTCTACTGCAAAACAGAAATCCGTTCAAAACGAAGAAGATTTGATTTCTGAAATAAAGGAGCGTTGCGAAAAAGCTAATGCAATTATTCTTGCGCACTATTATCAAGCTCCAGAGATTCAGGAAATTGCAGATTTTATTGGCGATTCATTAGATCTATCTAGGAAAGCTGCAAATAATGACGCAGACATAATAATTTTTTGCGGTGTGCACTTTATGGCCGAAACCGCAAAAATACTTAGCCCAAATAAAAAAGTACTTTTACCAGATATTGACGCAGGATGCTCATTAGCAGACGATTGTCCCTCAGATAAATTTCAAAAGTTCAGGGAAGAAAATCCAGATCACTATGTAGTAAGTTATATAAATTGTACTGCAGAAGTAAAAGCTCAAAGTGATCTGATATGTACAAGCAGTAATGCAGTCTCATTAATTAAAAAGATACCTGAAGATAAAAAGATAATATTTGCACCAGATCAGAACCTTGGGAGATGGGTACAGAAAAATTCAGGAAGAGATCTTAAATTATGGCCTGGCAGCTGCATTGTTCATGAATCGTTTAGTGAAGAAGCGCTTCTAAAATTAAAATATCAAAATCCAGGATCGAAAGTAATTGCTCATCCTGAATGTAGTCAAAATTTACTAATTCTCTCAGACTTTATTGGATCAACAAGTAAGCTACTTGATTTCGTAAGTAAAGACCCATCTAAAACTTACATTGTACTAACTGAACCTGGAATAATTCATCAAATGAAAAAGAAAGAACCTAATAAAATTTTTATTGAAGTCCCAGATGTAGAAGGTTGTAAATGTAACGAGTGTCCATATATGAAATTAAATACTTTAGAAAAAATTCTTGATTGTTTGAAAAATAATTCCCCGTCTATCGAACTAGACCCAGAAATAATAAGAAGAGCCTATGTGCCAATAAAGAGAATGCTGGATATGAGTAATTAA
- a CDS encoding ATP-binding cassette domain-containing protein, with amino-acid sequence MNNTVLELKNISYKYKNDLILNKINLKINSGEKIALLGKSGSGKTTLISVLNGTIKPTQGEVKLFNKTFEELDRKQKSKITTIWQDLRLIEDLSAEQNVNCGLLAEKIFYFAFKNLLNISSFKKAHKYMQLCRLHNSIYDKKIIKLSGGQKQRVAIARSLIQGSNILLADEPFNNLDPKLITTIKNLILESVDKFNTKKPPKTALIALHRLDLLDDFDKVIGIRDGKVFFNIKRNNLKKIHLDKIY; translated from the coding sequence ATGAATAATACTGTCTTAGAATTAAAAAATATATCTTATAAATACAAAAATGATCTGATCCTAAATAAAATAAATTTAAAAATAAATTCTGGGGAAAAAATTGCACTTTTAGGTAAAAGCGGTTCAGGAAAAACTACACTTATATCAGTACTTAATGGCACTATCAAGCCAACTCAAGGTGAGGTTAAATTATTCAATAAAACTTTCGAGGAATTAGATAGAAAGCAGAAAAGTAAAATAACAACTATATGGCAAGATTTAAGATTAATAGAAGATCTCTCTGCAGAACAAAATGTTAATTGTGGACTACTAGCGGAAAAAATTTTTTATTTCGCTTTTAAAAATTTACTAAATATAAGTTCTTTTAAGAAGGCACATAAATATATGCAATTATGTAGACTTCATAACTCTATTTACGACAAAAAAATCATAAAACTATCTGGGGGGCAAAAACAAAGGGTTGCTATAGCTAGATCATTAATTCAAGGATCAAATATATTACTTGCAGATGAGCCTTTTAATAATCTAGATCCCAAATTGATAACAACAATTAAAAACCTAATTCTAGAAAGTGTCGATAAATTTAATACAAAAAAACCCCCAAAGACGGCATTAATTGCATTACATCGATTAGATTTGCTGGACGATTTCGATAAAGTTATTGGAATCAGGGATGGTAAAGTTTTTTTCAATATCAAAAGAAATAACTTAAAGAAGATTCATTTAGACAAAATATATTAA
- a CDS encoding putative selenate ABC transporter substrate-binding protein — translation MFNIKIFLLSSSLLFSIFSSPVFSNPKVLKVGAIPDQNQDVLDKRFNLFSKELSNQLDEEVKYIPVINYVAAVTGFRNKDLDLVWFGGLSGVQARLQTPNSIVIAQRDIDKEFKSVFIVNKNLELNTISNIKGLKKLKNLRFTFGSENSTSGRLMPEYFLNQAGVEIKHFKGKKTGFSGSHDATIALVNSGAFDAGALNKQVWENTLKNNPKRTSNSELFWITPEYVDYHWIAQGDLDNRFGVGFTNELKSVILNLNIKQKSHKQILDMFNAKRFIKAESKQYKNIEKIGRKLNKIR, via the coding sequence ATGTTTAATATAAAAATTTTCTTACTAAGTTCATCTCTATTATTTTCTATTTTTTCATCACCTGTATTTTCAAATCCCAAAGTTTTAAAAGTTGGAGCAATACCTGATCAAAACCAAGATGTTTTGGACAAAAGATTTAATTTATTTTCAAAAGAATTATCCAATCAACTTGATGAAGAAGTTAAATACATTCCTGTTATTAATTATGTTGCAGCAGTAACTGGATTTAGAAATAAAGATTTAGATTTAGTTTGGTTTGGCGGTTTATCAGGAGTTCAAGCCAGACTACAAACTCCTAATTCAATTGTCATTGCTCAAAGAGATATCGATAAGGAATTTAAAAGTGTTTTTATAGTAAACAAAAATTTAGAACTTAATACAATTTCAAACATTAAAGGACTTAAAAAACTAAAAAATTTGAGATTTACTTTTGGTTCTGAAAACTCAACTTCTGGAAGATTAATGCCAGAATATTTTTTAAATCAAGCAGGGGTAGAAATTAAACACTTTAAAGGCAAAAAAACAGGTTTTAGTGGGAGTCATGATGCCACTATAGCTTTAGTGAATAGTGGGGCATTTGATGCTGGAGCTTTAAATAAACAAGTTTGGGAAAACACTCTTAAAAATAATCCCAAAAGAACAAGTAATTCAGAATTATTCTGGATAACCCCAGAATATGTTGACTACCATTGGATTGCTCAAGGGGATCTTGATAATAGATTCGGGGTAGGGTTTACAAACGAACTTAAATCAGTAATTCTAAATTTAAATATAAAGCAAAAATCACATAAACAGATATTAGATATGTTCAATGCAAAAAGATTTATAAAGGCAGAATCAAAACAATATAAAAATATAGAGAAAATCGGGAGGAAATTAAATAAAATTAGATGA
- the ispG gene encoding (E)-4-hydroxy-3-methylbut-2-enyl-diphosphate synthase, producing MSLTQSKEVNSLSKRYSTHIERRITRTVMVGDVAIGSDYPVRVQSMINEDTMDVENAYLAIKRLHDVGCEIVRLTVPSLAHAKAVGDIKAKLLENNINTPLVADVHHNGMKIAMEVAKHVDKVRINPGLFVFEKSDPTRTEYTDEEFETIKQTILKRFTPLVEVLKAENKALRIGVNHGSLSERMLFTYGDTPLGMTESAMEFVKICDELDFHNIIISMKASRAPVMMAAYRMIADRLDSEGYNYPLHLGVTEAGDGDYGRIKSTAGIGTLLAEGLGDTIRVSLTEAPEKEIPVCYSILQSLGLRKTMVEYISCPSCGRTLFNLEEVVDKVRNATSHLTGLDIAIMGCIVNGPGEMADADYGYVGKGKGTIALYRRKEEIKRVPEDEGVNALIQLIKDDGKWVDP from the coding sequence ATGTCATTAACTCAATCAAAAGAGGTTAATAGTCTCTCCAAAAGATATTCAACTCATATTGAGAGAAGGATTACTAGAACAGTAATGGTGGGTGATGTAGCTATTGGAAGTGATTATCCAGTAAGAGTTCAATCGATGATAAATGAAGATACGATGGATGTCGAAAATGCCTACTTAGCTATCAAAAGACTTCATGATGTGGGTTGTGAAATAGTAAGGTTAACTGTCCCTTCCTTAGCACATGCCAAAGCAGTAGGAGATATAAAGGCTAAATTACTAGAAAATAATATCAATACCCCCTTGGTGGCTGATGTTCACCATAATGGTATGAAAATTGCAATGGAAGTTGCAAAACATGTTGATAAAGTAAGAATTAATCCTGGATTGTTTGTTTTTGAAAAATCAGACCCTACAAGAACTGAATATACAGATGAGGAATTTGAAACTATCAAGCAAACAATACTTAAAAGATTTACCCCTTTAGTTGAAGTTTTAAAGGCCGAAAACAAAGCTCTAAGGATTGGAGTTAATCATGGGTCTCTATCTGAGAGGATGCTTTTTACTTATGGAGATACGCCATTAGGAATGACTGAATCTGCGATGGAGTTCGTCAAAATTTGTGATGAGCTTGATTTTCATAACATAATTATTTCTATGAAAGCTTCTAGGGCTCCGGTCATGATGGCAGCTTACAGAATGATTGCAGATAGGCTTGACTCAGAAGGATATAACTATCCCTTACATTTGGGAGTGACCGAAGCTGGTGATGGTGATTATGGAAGGATTAAAAGTACTGCTGGAATTGGAACGCTTTTAGCAGAGGGATTAGGAGATACCATCAGGGTTTCCTTAACGGAGGCTCCAGAAAAGGAAATACCTGTATGCTATTCAATTTTGCAATCTTTAGGATTAAGAAAAACAATGGTGGAATACATCAGTTGCCCTAGTTGTGGTAGAACACTTTTCAATCTAGAAGAAGTTGTAGATAAAGTTAGGAACGCCACCTCACATTTAACGGGTCTAGATATAGCAATAATGGGATGTATTGTTAATGGGCCAGGAGAAATGGCAGATGCTGATTATGGTTATGTTGGGAAAGGTAAAGGAACTATTGCCTTATATAGAAGGAAAGAAGAGATAAAAAGAGTACCTGAAGATGAGGGAGTTAATGCTTTAATCCAACTTATTAAGGATGATGGGAAGTGGGTTGATCCTTAA
- a CDS encoding TIGR04168 family protein → MKVLSIIKPSIVLFVGDISDGSVKIIKKINEIKIPTFVILGNHDRGNDSTGETLSKQIRVLGEKYCAWDLKVFNNQINLLSARPCSSGGGYFLSKEVKGVYGPITEQDSINKIIKCSEESFDDLPLIIMSHAGPSGLGSEPKSICGKDWKLPSLDWGDRDLSVAISQIQKRRKVDLVIFGHMHNRLKRNLGLREMFKIDSKGTIYFNTAVVPRYKTDENGKLLINFSWIEFEKKGLSHVSHRWYSESGEIREEDKFF, encoded by the coding sequence TTGAAAGTTTTATCGATTATCAAACCAAGTATTGTTTTATTTGTTGGTGATATTTCTGATGGAAGTGTCAAAATAATTAAAAAAATCAATGAGATCAAAATTCCTACTTTTGTGATTTTAGGAAATCATGATAGAGGGAATGATTCTACAGGCGAAACTCTCTCAAAGCAGATACGTGTTCTTGGTGAAAAATATTGTGCATGGGATTTGAAAGTTTTTAATAATCAAATAAATTTATTATCTGCAAGACCATGTAGTTCTGGCGGCGGCTATTTTCTCTCGAAAGAAGTTAAAGGTGTTTATGGACCTATCACCGAACAAGATTCAATAAATAAAATCATCAAATGCTCAGAAGAGAGTTTTGACGATTTACCTTTAATAATTATGTCTCATGCAGGCCCCTCGGGTTTAGGCTCAGAACCTAAAAGCATTTGTGGGAAAGACTGGAAATTACCCTCATTAGATTGGGGAGATAGAGATTTGTCTGTGGCTATTTCTCAAATACAAAAGAGAAGAAAAGTTGATCTTGTGATTTTTGGTCATATGCACAACCGGCTTAAAAGAAATCTTGGTTTAAGAGAGATGTTTAAAATTGATAGCAAAGGAACAATTTATTTCAACACTGCTGTGGTGCCAAGATATAAAACTGATGAAAATGGAAAATTATTAATTAACTTTTCATGGATTGAGTTTGAAAAAAAGGGATTAAGTCATGTTTCTCATCGATGGTATTCAGAATCTGGTGAAATTCGTGAAGAAGACAAATTTTTTTAG
- a CDS encoding S41 family peptidase, whose amino-acid sequence MKIRKLLKKKYIFLLATSFSGLFLNNFAEATVLNNSYKEVIDHVWQIVYRDFLDSSGKFQKSNWINRRKEVLSKTYSDSNEAYDAIRDMLSYLDDSYTRFLEPKEFNQMRIDTSGELTGVGIQIVKDKESDDLIIISPIEGTPAFDAGIKARDKILSIDDISTEGMNIEEAVKLIRGQRGTKVKLEILRGSNSFFKILSREKIEIKSVSSKVNQTKNGLSIGYVRIKQFNANASKETRDAIKDLETKKVAGYVLDLRSNPGGLLESSIDISRHFINKGVIVSTVSKDGLKETKKGNGQALTKKPLVVLVNEGSASASEIVSGAIKDNKRGKLVGKKTFGKGLVQSMRTLVDGSGLTVTVAKYLTPNGTDINKSGIIPDIEVKMNINPILQREIGTRKDKQYRAGEKELINIINRKNQISEFKPDTTNLNAFLKTNKEDKVFSLN is encoded by the coding sequence TTGAAGATAAGAAAATTGCTTAAAAAAAAATATATATTTCTGCTTGCGACATCCTTTTCTGGGCTATTTTTAAATAATTTTGCAGAGGCAACAGTTTTAAATAATAGTTATAAAGAAGTAATTGATCATGTTTGGCAAATTGTATATAGAGATTTTCTTGATTCAAGCGGCAAATTTCAAAAGTCCAATTGGATTAATCGAAGAAAAGAAGTTTTATCAAAAACATATTCAGATAGCAATGAAGCATACGATGCGATTAGAGATATGCTTTCTTACTTAGATGATTCTTATACAAGATTTTTAGAGCCTAAGGAATTTAATCAAATGAGAATCGATACCTCTGGTGAATTAACTGGAGTTGGTATCCAAATAGTTAAAGATAAAGAATCTGATGATTTAATAATTATTTCTCCCATAGAGGGTACCCCTGCATTTGATGCTGGAATTAAAGCTAGAGATAAAATATTATCCATAGATGATATTTCTACCGAAGGTATGAATATTGAGGAGGCCGTGAAATTAATAAGAGGACAAAGAGGTACTAAAGTAAAGCTTGAAATTCTTAGAGGTTCTAATTCCTTTTTTAAGATTTTATCAAGAGAAAAAATTGAAATAAAATCTGTATCAAGTAAAGTCAATCAAACCAAAAACGGCTTATCAATTGGCTATGTAAGAATTAAACAATTTAATGCAAATGCATCAAAAGAGACTAGAGATGCTATTAAGGATTTAGAAACAAAAAAAGTCGCAGGATATGTTCTTGACTTGAGAAGTAATCCTGGGGGTTTATTAGAATCAAGCATTGATATCTCAAGGCACTTCATTAACAAAGGAGTAATAGTAAGTACGGTAAGTAAAGATGGTTTGAAAGAAACAAAAAAAGGAAACGGTCAAGCTCTAACAAAAAAGCCCTTAGTTGTTTTAGTTAATGAGGGTTCTGCTAGTGCTAGTGAAATAGTCTCTGGTGCAATAAAGGATAACAAAAGAGGAAAATTAGTCGGGAAGAAAACGTTTGGTAAAGGTTTAGTTCAATCTATGAGAACATTAGTTGATGGTTCAGGTCTAACTGTTACAGTCGCTAAGTATTTAACTCCGAATGGCACTGATATAAACAAATCTGGAATTATTCCAGACATAGAAGTAAAAATGAATATAAACCCTATACTTCAAAGAGAGATAGGAACTAGAAAAGATAAACAATATAGAGCTGGTGAAAAAGAGCTAATAAATATAATTAATAGAAAGAATCAGATAAGCGAATTTAAGCCCGACACCACAAACCTTAATGCGTTCCTAAAAACTAATAAGGAAGATAAAGTATTTTCATTAAATTAA